One genomic region from Anopheles bellator chromosome 2, idAnoBellAS_SP24_06.2, whole genome shotgun sequence encodes:
- the LOC131206874 gene encoding uncharacterized protein LOC131206874, whose amino-acid sequence MMSALQQSAFLVSLMLLAIFVHKGDAIRCFECNSAEDSTCTHDNPPDTMSVDCNDHKDGNKYTFCRKIVQIIEFPVNNLPPDNRVIRGCGWDESTYKGKCYQRSGFGGRQEVCACYDDNCNGASSLSVAFGVLLFGAIAFMIRA is encoded by the exons ATGATGTCCGCACTGCAGCAGTCCGCATTTCTCGTCAGCTTAATGCTGCTTGCAATTTTCGTTCACAAAG GTGATGCTATCCGTTGCTTCGAGTGCAACAGTGCTGAAGATTCAACCTGCACACATGACAACCCGCCGGACACGATGTCGGTCGACTGTAATGACCATAAGGATGGCAACAAGTACACGTTCTGCCGGAAGATCGTTCAGATCATCGAGTTCCCGGTCAACAATC TTCCCCCCGACAACCGGGTGATCCGTGGATGTGGTTGGGACGAGTCCACCTACAAG GGTAAATGCTACCAGCGTTCCGGATTCGGTGGCCGTCAAGAGGTGTGCGCTTGCTACGACGACAACTGCAACGGTGCCTCGTCCCTGTCCGTCGCGTTCGGAGTGCTGCTGTTCGGTGCGATCGCTTTCATGATTCGTGCTTAA